The nucleotide sequence tagtaataatacTACAATTTTGGAGTCCACGGTAGAACCACCCTCTAGACCAGAATCTAGAAAATCACATACTTCATTACTATCCcaacaattacaaaagaattcatcatcacaGTCTAGTGAAAATGGAGTTATCCACAGTCCAGAAGATATAATATCAAGACCCAACACAAACAAATCGAACGACTCATCAGAATCAATGTTACAAACTCCAAGagattcaatttcaagTAGATCTTCGTTCAACGGTGACCCATTGAAtataaatgataatatattttccaatcGAACATATACTGATTCGTTACAGCAACAGAGAAGATTCCAACAGAGAAATGAggaaaatatgaattttaTAGCTAGGAATAACGGTAATATCATTAATGGTAGAATGACCACTGGagatattttgatgaattcatcTTCTACGATAACAACTCCTGCTCCAGATGGTCAACCACGTCAACTAGATTCTGTTAAGGAAACTGAAACTGGTCGTAATGGGAATGCTAATACGAATATAGCTGACGAACTGGATTGGTTGAAGTTCGGTATGTAAGGATGTATATAATATGTAACGTTTGGGGACACTTATAGAGTTTTATagttattattcttttcgATTATTACCCATCTCCCTCTTCATACGTAACTTTAATTGTAGTGTCGTCTCCTTTGAGTAATGTTACTATATGATATTTTCAGAGTCATATAATGAatgatttaaaaaataaaaaattacgATAAATATTGCACTCCGATCAAGTAGCTAACTAACACATTATGGGTGTTCCACAAATATGGGAATACCTAAGACCATATACCGAAGACAATCGGCTACCCTTCCGTCACTTTGTGTCTGATTTCAGAGGGAAACATGGGAGATCACCACGGATAGCCATCGATGCCTATAATTGGCTTTTTGAATGTGGGTTCATCAAATCACATGGCAATTCTATCAAATACAACTCTCAGGGAACATTACCGAAGGCAATCTTGAACTTCATCTCCAGATTGAAGGACTTATTAAGCCTAGATGTCACCTTTTTGCTTGTCTTTGATGGACCCATGAAACCAAGtttcaagaacaatttCATGAATGAGTCTGATGCTACCTTGGATTTTAATCAAATAGATATGATAGAATATATGAAACAATGGGAGCTGCACATACAATATCATAAGGACAATGCTACCGGATGTTTGACATCTACAAATCACCAACCTGAATTTATGAGTTGTATTACGACAATACTTAGAGCTATGaacatttcatttttaGAGAGTTGTGGGGAGGGAGAAGCCCAATGTGCCTGGCTACAGATAAATGGGTATGTTGATTTTATATGGACTAACGATTCTGATACACTAATATTTGGAGGCACCAAgctattgaaaaattattctaAATCGTTAGATGATGTAGGTATGACATCTACCAAGGCAAGTCCATCGAAAAGCAGGAGTCCCAGCAGAAGTCCCAGCAAAAGTCCCAGCAGAAGTCCAACAAGAATTCCACAACAAGAGACTACAGGTGGTTTATCCagagaatattttgttaCAGAGGTAGATCTCAATAGAATTTCATTAGAGACCGAGGGGAGATTAGGTCGTTGGCCTCTTTTATTCTTTAGTATACTGTCAGGCGCAGATTATAATCAAGGTGTAAAAGGATTGGGTAAGGCAAAGGCTATGAAATTAGCTCAGTTATCGAACCCAAATTTTGCTCTCAGGTTCAGAGATATCTTTGCAAGTTTGGAAACAGATGTAAGTGAAAgaactttgaaatatgcAGAATTTCAACAAGATGTCTTCCATTATTGTCAAGACCATTCTAAATCGTTATTCGGTCGaaattattcttcaatgttaAGCACTAATGGGTTCGAAGACTGGCCTACTGATCTAGTTGTATtgcattattttcatcctttTACAGCCGGGACCCTTAATCAttctattttcaattcaaatcaCTCGAATGTGAGTGGCAATTTGGGTTATGATCTGataaaattcaatgaaCTCGgagattatttgaaaacattTAACCTTCCAGGTGTTACACATTTTGATAAGTGGTTCCATGAAACCATGCATCAATCATTTCTCTTACATTTCAttctttattcaaaaagttCATTTGATAGTATTTTAAAAATCACTGAGGAGAAGGAGCTTCTCATCAACAATGAGGCAAGATTCAAGAGGCCTTATTGGAAAATCCGTTATAAAGCATTCCTTTCAAACATATCACCGCCAATTGAACCTATTCAGTCTCCTACGAAACAAACAAGAAGTCCCAGTAAAAGACAAACAGATATTAGAAATTTCCCATTTTCTATGTGGCTACCGAAAGAGATGATCCCCCGAACACATGTACTGGTTAAGAACtatgaaaaagaagaacaagacCGATTAAACGAAGAATTGGCGAAGGAATCGAAACTAAAATCAAAGTCCAGATCgccaagaaagaaaaataaatatgtccaaaaaaataaccTTGACGTATTCCTTCAAAAGCATGCATCTCCAATAAAAGACGTAAGCAGTTTGAGCGAATTAAAAAATCCGGTTTTAGAACCCgtaaaaagaaaattatttgttgaagataatgatgatagTGATAATGGACACCCTGAAATCATTAACCTTGATGAAAGTTTTCATGATGATTCACTCATCGTATTAGAAGAGAATAATAGTGCGAATCCCGTAATTCACAATTCACCTACTAAACGTTTGCTGGAAGTCGATAAAGACGATGTTATAGACAGGAATACcgatattgaagaatctCCTTTGAAGAGAACACATAGAGA is from Naumovozyma castellii chromosome 6, complete genome and encodes:
- the YEN1 gene encoding crossover junction endodeoxyribonuclease (ancestral locus Anc_3.540); translated protein: MGVPQIWEYLRPYTEDNRLPFRHFVSDFRGKHGRSPRIAIDAYNWLFECGFIKSHGNSIKYNSQGTLPKAILNFISRLKDLLSLDVTFLLVFDGPMKPSFKNNFMNESDATLDFNQIDMIEYMKQWELHIQYHKDNATGCLTSTNHQPEFMSCITTILRAMNISFLESCGEGEAQCAWLQINGYVDFIWTNDSDTLIFGGTKLLKNYSKSLDDVGMTSTKASPSKSRSPSRSPSKSPSRSPTRIPQQETTGGLSREYFVTEVDLNRISLETEGRLGRWPLLFFSILSGADYNQGVKGLGKAKAMKLAQLSNPNFALRFRDIFASLETDVSERTLKYAEFQQDVFHYCQDHSKSLFGRNYSSMLSTNGFEDWPTDLVVLHYFHPFTAGTLNHSIFNSNHSNVSGNLGYDLIKFNELGDYLKTFNLPGVTHFDKWFHETMHQSFLLHFILYSKSSFDSILKITEEKELLINNEARFKRPYWKIRYKAFLSNISPPIEPIQSPTKQTRSPSKRQTDIRNFPFSMWLPKEMIPRTHVLVKNYEKEEQDRLNEELAKESKLKSKSRSPRKKNKYVQKNNLDVFLQKHASPIKDVSSLSELKNPVLEPVKRKLFVEDNDDSDNGHPEIINLDESFHDDSLIVLEENNSANPVIHNSPTKRLLEVDKDDVIDRNTDIEESPLKRTHRDDLPEKKTLQLSFREDYSTDQFTNRPVLKNTVTFERTPSVLDQLVSDAQKTMQDDFDTSDSSLEL